One genomic window of Roseateles sp. DAIF2 includes the following:
- a CDS encoding C1 family peptidase translates to MASKKTTTTSTKPKRVLNARRDTLDFRDRMYIPPLVEVPTRIPLEDYWAYEVPILDQGQEGACTGFGLATVANYLLRRRKVVPDTAPVSPRMLYDMARRYDEWPGEGYSGSSARGAMKGWHKHGVCAEASWPYALKRGANKGLTQARVEDAQQRPLGAYFRVNHKDLVAMHAALAEVGVLYATSMVHGGWDEVGANGFIKPRETPDGGHAFAIVAYDTEGFWIQNSWGPDWGRKGFARIAYDDWLRHATDVWVARLGAPIRLATAEAAPAARLAAPSGATKVDFATLRPHVVSVGNEGRLRPGGEYGMNEDELATLFAEDLRRTIAPWPKKRVLLYAHGGLVSEQSALQRLAEYRPALLSGGVYPLAFIWKSDYWSTITNILQDAVRRRRPEGAFDAAKDFLLDRLDDLLEPVARGLTGKAAWDEMKENALAASNRGGAAALVVRHLAALAKEEKGLEIHLVGHSAGSILLAPVVGLLAAAGLKISTCTLWAPACTVELFKRDYLPAIKSGRIQDFATYVLDDQTERDDNCAKLYNKSLLYLVSNAFEARQRIPMVQAGTPVLGLQRCIEADAELSKLFASAKAGLVLAPDQSGGREPLSGARHHGDFDDDPATVRSTFARILDAKAARLPALQFGRSAASLRELRQQLELKSR, encoded by the coding sequence ATGGCCAGCAAGAAGACGACGACAACGAGCACCAAGCCCAAGCGCGTGCTGAACGCGCGCCGCGACACGCTGGACTTCCGCGACCGCATGTACATCCCGCCGCTGGTCGAGGTGCCGACGCGCATCCCGCTGGAGGATTACTGGGCCTACGAGGTGCCGATCCTCGACCAGGGCCAGGAAGGTGCCTGCACCGGCTTCGGCCTGGCCACCGTCGCCAACTACCTGCTGCGCCGACGCAAGGTGGTGCCGGACACCGCGCCGGTCAGCCCGCGCATGCTCTACGACATGGCGCGCCGCTACGACGAATGGCCCGGCGAGGGCTACTCCGGCTCCAGCGCGCGCGGCGCGATGAAGGGCTGGCACAAGCATGGGGTCTGCGCCGAGGCGAGCTGGCCCTACGCGCTCAAGCGCGGCGCCAACAAGGGCCTGACGCAGGCACGGGTCGAGGACGCGCAGCAGCGCCCGCTGGGCGCCTATTTCCGCGTCAACCACAAGGACCTGGTCGCGATGCACGCGGCGCTGGCCGAGGTCGGCGTGCTGTACGCCACCTCGATGGTGCATGGCGGCTGGGACGAGGTCGGCGCCAACGGCTTCATCAAGCCGCGCGAGACGCCCGACGGCGGCCATGCCTTCGCGATCGTCGCCTACGACACCGAGGGTTTCTGGATTCAGAACTCCTGGGGGCCGGACTGGGGCCGCAAGGGCTTCGCACGCATCGCCTACGACGACTGGCTGCGCCATGCCACCGATGTCTGGGTGGCGCGCCTGGGCGCCCCCATCCGCCTGGCCACCGCCGAGGCCGCGCCGGCCGCGCGCCTGGCCGCGCCCTCGGGCGCCACCAAGGTGGACTTCGCGACCCTGCGCCCGCATGTGGTCAGCGTCGGCAACGAGGGCCGGCTGCGCCCCGGCGGCGAATACGGCATGAACGAGGACGAGCTCGCGACCCTGTTCGCCGAGGATCTGCGCCGCACCATCGCGCCCTGGCCGAAGAAGCGGGTGCTGCTGTATGCGCATGGCGGCCTGGTCAGCGAGCAGTCGGCGCTGCAGCGCCTGGCCGAGTACCGGCCGGCCCTGCTGTCCGGCGGCGTCTACCCGCTGGCCTTCATCTGGAAGAGCGACTACTGGAGCACCATCACCAACATCCTGCAGGACGCCGTGCGTCGGCGCCGCCCCGAGGGCGCCTTCGACGCCGCCAAGGACTTCCTGCTGGACCGGCTGGACGACCTGCTGGAGCCGGTGGCACGCGGCCTGACCGGCAAGGCCGCCTGGGACGAGATGAAGGAGAACGCGCTGGCCGCCTCGAACCGCGGCGGCGCCGCGGCACTGGTGGTGCGGCACCTGGCCGCACTGGCCAAGGAGGAGAAGGGGCTGGAGATCCACCTGGTCGGCCACAGCGCCGGCTCCATCCTGCTGGCACCGGTGGTGGGCCTGCTGGCGGCCGCGGGCCTGAAGATCAGCACCTGCACCCTGTGGGCCCCGGCCTGCACGGTGGAGCTCTTCAAGCGCGACTACCTGCCGGCGATCAAGAGCGGCCGCATCCAGGACTTCGCCACCTATGTGCTGGACGACCAGACCGAGCGCGACGACAACTGCGCCAAGCTCTACAACAAGTCCCTGCTCTACCTGGTGTCCAACGCCTTCGAGGCGCGCCAGCGCATTCCGATGGTGCAGGCCGGCACGCCGGTCCTGGGCCTGCAGCGCTGCATCGAGGCCGACGCCGAGCTGAGCAAGCTGTTCGCCTCCGCCAAGGCCGGCCTGGTGCTGGCGCCGGACCAGAGCGGCGGCCGCGAGCCGCTCAGCGGCGCGCGCCACCATGGCGATTTCGACGACGACCCGGCCACCGTGCGCTCCACCTTCGCGCGCATCCTCGACGCGAAGGCCGCGCGGCTGCCGGCGCTGCAGTTCGGCCGCTCGGCCGCATCGCTGCGCGAGCTGCGCCAGCAGCTGGAGCTCAAGAGCCGCTGA
- a CDS encoding patatin-like phospholipase family protein: MPWFGTAPIQHSINLALQGGGAHGAFTWGVLDALLEDGRLRFDGVSGTSAGAMNAVLLAQGLMEGGRAGARAALARFWTTVAASMPEHFTQELPEGQGVGLAPMLKLMLHWTHYLAPEQLNPLDLNPLRDILEAQVDFARLRRESPLRLFIAATRANSGQLRLFRREELSCEALLASACLPSVHRAIEIDGEPYWDGAYAANPAVFPLFFDCEARDILLVLLTPLQHPATPVGAAAIQQRALEIAFSATFLREMRLFAHLREQLPRRWPGWSLGPLERRALRTHFHLIEAADVLGELRADSKLAANLKFFDMLKALGRERAQAWLARHRGALGQRSSFDLAGLFG; encoded by the coding sequence ATGCCTTGGTTCGGTACCGCTCCCATCCAACATTCCATCAACCTGGCCCTGCAGGGCGGCGGCGCGCATGGCGCCTTCACCTGGGGCGTGCTGGACGCGCTGCTGGAGGACGGGCGGCTGCGCTTCGACGGCGTCAGCGGCACCAGCGCCGGCGCGATGAATGCGGTGCTGCTGGCCCAGGGCCTGATGGAGGGCGGCCGCGCCGGTGCGCGCGCGGCGCTGGCGCGCTTCTGGACCACGGTGGCGGCCAGCATGCCCGAGCATTTCACCCAGGAGCTGCCCGAGGGCCAGGGCGTGGGCCTGGCGCCGATGCTCAAGCTGATGCTGCATTGGACCCATTACCTGGCGCCCGAGCAGCTGAACCCGCTGGACCTGAATCCGCTGCGCGACATCCTGGAGGCGCAGGTCGATTTCGCGCGCCTGCGCCGCGAGAGCCCGCTGCGCCTGTTCATCGCCGCGACCCGGGCCAACAGCGGCCAGCTGCGCCTGTTCCGCCGCGAGGAGCTGAGCTGCGAGGCGCTGCTGGCCTCGGCCTGCCTGCCCAGCGTGCATCGCGCCATCGAGATCGACGGCGAGCCCTATTGGGATGGCGCCTATGCGGCCAACCCGGCGGTGTTCCCGCTGTTCTTCGACTGCGAGGCGCGCGACATCCTGCTGGTGCTGCTGACCCCGCTGCAGCATCCGGCGACGCCGGTGGGCGCCGCCGCGATCCAGCAGCGCGCGCTGGAGATCGCCTTCTCCGCCACCTTCCTGCGCGAGATGCGCCTGTTCGCCCATCTGCGCGAGCAGCTGCCGAGGCGCTGGCCGGGCTGGAGCCTGGGCCCGCTGGAGCGGCGCGCGCTGCGCACCCATTTCCATCTGATCGAGGCCGCCGACGTGCTGGGCGAGCTGCGCGCCGACAGCAAGCTGGCCGCCAACCTGAAGTTCTTCGACATGCTGAAGGCGCTGGGCCGCGAGCGCGCCCAGGCCTGGCTGGCCCGGCACCGCGGCGCGCTCGGCCAGCGCTCGAGCTTCGACCTCGCCGGGCTGTTTGGCTGA
- a CDS encoding ABC transporter substrate-binding protein gives MAPTWPCLLALLVAQAAQAADPVSLRLCTADQPFYPFTMPDGSGQHQFLLRLAARKLPLTLDNYMAPRPRCLQDLRQGRADAAVGVFTRERLGYLAYPGRGEQPDAAQGLGEVRFVAYRRVGSAVSWDGERFANLDGGAVGVLFGFAYGPKLEALKLPIDDRAIGHEQLLQKLVRGRNPVVIMQERQGEQLIAQRYAGQVEALEPLFERFTLYLMVGRPYLARHGELVRAYWRAIEAARASAEYRQYRVPAAGLSGS, from the coding sequence ATGGCACCGACCTGGCCCTGCCTGCTGGCCCTGCTGGTGGCGCAGGCCGCCCAGGCTGCGGACCCGGTGAGCCTGCGCCTGTGCACCGCCGACCAGCCCTTCTATCCCTTCACGATGCCCGACGGCAGCGGCCAGCACCAGTTCCTGCTGCGCCTGGCCGCGCGCAAACTGCCGCTGACGCTGGACAACTACATGGCGCCGCGGCCGCGCTGCCTGCAGGACCTGCGCCAGGGCCGGGCCGATGCGGCCGTGGGCGTGTTCACCCGCGAGCGCCTGGGCTATCTGGCCTATCCCGGCCGCGGCGAGCAGCCGGATGCGGCCCAGGGCCTGGGCGAGGTGCGCTTTGTCGCCTACCGCCGCGTTGGCAGCGCGGTGAGCTGGGACGGCGAGCGCTTCGCGAACCTGGACGGCGGTGCGGTCGGCGTGCTGTTCGGCTTCGCCTATGGACCGAAGCTGGAGGCGCTGAAGCTGCCGATCGACGACCGCGCGATCGGCCATGAGCAGCTGCTGCAGAAGCTGGTGCGCGGCCGCAATCCGGTCGTGATCATGCAGGAGCGCCAGGGCGAGCAGTTGATCGCGCAGCGCTATGCCGGCCAGGTCGAGGCGCTGGAGCCGCTGTTCGAGCGCTTCACGCTCTACCTGATGGTGGGGCGGCCCTATCTGGCCCGGCATGGCGAGCTGGTGCGCGCCTACTGGCGCGCGATCGAGGCGGCGCGCGCCAGCGCCGAGTACCGCCAGTACCGCGTGCCGGCCGCCGGGCTCAGCGGCTCTTGA
- a CDS encoding cytochrome C oxidase subunit IV family protein, giving the protein MSTTKQHPIGLYLKIWLLLFVLSAMSYMVDYLHLQGLLRWSLILIFMMLKAGLIVAVFMHMAWERLALIYAILLPPLCLLVLVAMMAIEANHTWFTRLLFFR; this is encoded by the coding sequence ATGAGCACCACCAAACAACATCCGATCGGCCTGTACCTGAAGATCTGGCTGCTGCTGTTCGTGCTCAGCGCCATGTCCTATATGGTCGACTACCTGCACCTGCAGGGCCTGCTGCGCTGGAGCCTGATCCTGATCTTCATGATGCTCAAGGCCGGGCTGATCGTCGCGGTCTTCATGCACATGGCCTGGGAACGCCTGGCGCTGATCTACGCGATCCTGCTGCCGCCGCTGTGCCTGCTGGTGCTGGTGGCGATGATGGCGATCGAGGCCAACCACACCTGGTTCACCCGGCTGCTGTTCTTCCGCTAG
- a CDS encoding heme-copper oxidase subunit III family protein has protein sequence MSGSHSEPGSALPNDLRGLVADWSADRQALGVSWGKAMMWIFLLSDTFVFGSFLTGYMTVRMSTTVPWPNPSEVFALHVGGANVPLLLIAIMTFVLISSSGTMAMAVMRGYARDRENTARLMFATALLGATFVGMQAFEWSKLISEGVRPWGNPMGAAQFGACFFMITGFHGLHVSIGVIYLIIVALKVRRGDYEKRGDYQIVEIAGLYWHFVDLVWVFIFAFFYLW, from the coding sequence ATGAGCGGCAGCCACAGCGAACCGGGCAGCGCCCTGCCGAACGACCTGCGCGGCCTGGTGGCCGACTGGTCGGCCGACCGCCAGGCCCTGGGCGTGTCCTGGGGCAAGGCGATGATGTGGATCTTCCTGCTCAGCGACACCTTCGTGTTCGGCAGCTTCCTGACCGGCTATATGACGGTTCGCATGTCCACCACCGTGCCCTGGCCGAATCCCAGCGAGGTGTTCGCGCTGCATGTCGGCGGCGCCAATGTGCCGCTGCTGCTGATCGCGATCATGACCTTCGTGCTGATCAGCAGCAGCGGCACGATGGCGATGGCGGTGATGCGCGGCTACGCGCGCGACCGCGAGAACACGGCGCGCCTGATGTTCGCCACCGCGCTGCTGGGCGCCACCTTTGTCGGCATGCAGGCCTTCGAGTGGAGCAAGCTGATCTCCGAGGGCGTGCGGCCCTGGGGCAACCCGATGGGCGCGGCGCAGTTCGGCGCCTGCTTCTTCATGATCACGGGCTTCCACGGCCTGCATGTGTCGATCGGCGTGATCTACCTGATCATCGTCGCGCTCAAGGTCCGGCGCGGCGACTACGAGAAACGCGGCGACTACCAGATCGTCGAGATCGCAGGCCTCTACTGGCACTTCGTCGACCTGGTTTGGGTCTTCATCTTTGCCTTCTTCTACCTCTGGTGA
- the coxB gene encoding cytochrome c oxidase subunit II, with product MVIAITLVVIVLASLLFHYINPWHPPALASNWQQMDDTLTITFVITGIFFVILNLFLVYVIWRFRRRGAKASEQVAYQPQNHRLERWLTIVTTVGIVALLAPGLQVYADYVRPPHDALEVEVLGSQWQWRYRFPGADGKLGGTDARFVTAANPFGLDPDDAQGQDDALVEANELHLPLNRPVKILLRAHDVLHDFYVPPFRARMNMVPGMVTTYWFKPTQPGRYEAMCAQLCGVGHAAMRGVVVVEEEGAFQAWLKSKPSFAAAIAPPPPVAAASAGEGGVADPAAQGLALAKAKACVACHSVDGAPGVGPSWKGLYGKTEAFADGSKEAMNETTLAREIRDPTAKVVQGFAPIMPKSELSEAEVTALVAYIRALK from the coding sequence ATGGTCATCGCCATCACCCTGGTCGTCATCGTCCTGGCGTCGCTGCTGTTCCATTACATCAACCCCTGGCACCCGCCGGCGCTGGCCTCGAACTGGCAGCAGATGGACGACACGCTGACGATCACCTTCGTGATCACCGGCATCTTCTTCGTCATCCTCAACCTGTTCCTGGTCTATGTGATCTGGCGCTTCCGCCGGCGCGGCGCGAAGGCCAGCGAGCAGGTGGCCTACCAGCCGCAGAACCACCGGCTGGAGCGCTGGCTGACCATCGTCACGACGGTGGGCATCGTCGCGCTGCTGGCGCCGGGCCTGCAGGTCTACGCCGACTATGTGCGTCCCCCGCATGACGCGCTGGAGGTCGAGGTGCTGGGCTCGCAATGGCAATGGCGCTACCGCTTCCCCGGCGCCGACGGCAAGCTGGGCGGCACCGATGCGCGCTTCGTCACCGCGGCCAATCCCTTCGGCCTGGATCCGGACGATGCCCAGGGCCAGGACGATGCGCTGGTCGAGGCCAACGAGCTGCACCTGCCGCTGAACCGGCCGGTCAAGATCCTGCTGCGCGCGCATGACGTGCTGCACGACTTCTATGTGCCACCCTTTCGCGCCCGCATGAACATGGTGCCGGGCATGGTGACCACCTACTGGTTCAAGCCCACCCAGCCGGGCCGCTACGAGGCGATGTGCGCGCAGCTCTGCGGCGTCGGCCATGCGGCGATGCGCGGCGTGGTGGTGGTCGAGGAGGAGGGCGCCTTCCAGGCCTGGCTGAAGAGTAAGCCCAGCTTCGCGGCCGCGATCGCGCCGCCACCGCCGGTGGCGGCGGCCTCGGCCGGCGAGGGTGGCGTGGCCGATCCGGCCGCGCAGGGCCTGGCGCTGGCCAAGGCCAAGGCCTGCGTGGCCTGCCATTCGGTGGACGGCGCACCGGGCGTCGGCCCGAGCTGGAAGGGCCTGTACGGCAAGACCGAGGCCTTTGCCGATGGCAGCAAGGAGGCGATGAACGAGACCACCCTGGCGCGCGAGATCCGCGATCCGACCGCCAAGGTGGTGCAGGGCTTCGCGCCGATCATGCCGAAGTCCGAACTCAGCGAGGCCGAGGTCACGGCCCTGGTGGCCTATATCCGCGCATTGAAATGA
- the cyoE gene encoding heme o synthase: MRGRSGAMPARRALWREYLVLTKPRVVALMLFTVLVGMLLAPQARPQPWWLWLVAPLGIALVAGAAAALNHLVDRHIDALMARTRVRPLPRGRLGATQVALFAALLGAAGLALLLLTTNRLCALLTLASLVGYAVIYSLYLKHATPQNIVIGGAAGAAPPLLGWVAVTGSADPGALLLFLIIFIWTPPHFWALAIHRREDYARAAVPMLPVIHGVPYTARRVFAYTLALLAVSLLPAAIGMSGALYLAGALALGARFAQLAWRLRRDEALAMPTFRYSIVYLFGLFGFLLADHYLG; the protein is encoded by the coding sequence ATGCGCGGCCGCAGCGGCGCCATGCCGGCGCGCCGGGCGCTGTGGCGCGAGTACCTGGTGCTGACCAAGCCGCGCGTCGTCGCGCTGATGCTGTTCACCGTGCTGGTGGGCATGCTGCTGGCGCCGCAGGCGCGGCCGCAGCCCTGGTGGCTGTGGCTGGTGGCGCCGCTGGGCATCGCGCTGGTGGCCGGCGCGGCCGCGGCGCTGAACCATCTGGTGGATAGGCATATCGACGCGCTGATGGCCCGCACCCGCGTCCGCCCGCTGCCGCGCGGCCGGCTCGGCGCGACCCAGGTGGCGCTGTTCGCGGCCCTGCTGGGCGCCGCCGGCCTGGCCCTGCTGCTGCTGACGACGAACCGGCTCTGCGCGCTGCTGACCCTGGCCTCGCTCGTGGGCTATGCGGTGATCTACAGCCTCTACCTGAAGCATGCGACGCCACAGAACATCGTGATCGGCGGCGCGGCCGGCGCGGCCCCGCCGCTGCTGGGCTGGGTGGCGGTGACCGGCAGCGCCGATCCCGGCGCGCTGCTGCTGTTCCTGATCATCTTCATCTGGACCCCGCCGCATTTCTGGGCCCTGGCGATCCACCGCCGGGAGGACTATGCACGGGCCGCGGTGCCGATGCTGCCGGTGATCCACGGCGTGCCCTACACGGCGCGGCGCGTGTTCGCCTATACCCTGGCGCTGCTGGCGGTGAGCCTGCTGCCCGCGGCGATCGGCATGAGCGGCGCGCTCTACCTGGCCGGCGCGTTGGCGCTGGGCGCGCGCTTCGCGCAGCTGGCCTGGCGGCTGCGGCGCGACGAGGCGCTGGCGATGCCGACCTTCCGCTACTCGATCGTCTACCTGTTCGGGCTGTTCGGATTCCTGCTGGCCGACCATTACCTCGGCTGA
- a CDS encoding HPP family protein, producing MFAVYGLQGRLYSGPLERVRELGAVQAVARLRALAGVQRQEQPGLAEVVAAQREAQPSGWAGLGGGAAGAQAYAQTAGEAARQPLTLVQQLMSRRLVTVPLSATVREAWATLARAGVGQAPVLNEAGALVGLISRADLLREQLLPLDLAEAPAWAERLAAPVAAAMWSPVPSAQPDTGVREAAQLLLELHLPGLPVLDEQGQLQGFLSRNDLLRALTHEPPLDLWS from the coding sequence ATGTTTGCCGTTTATGGATTGCAGGGGCGGCTCTACAGCGGGCCGCTGGAGCGGGTGCGCGAGCTGGGCGCGGTGCAGGCCGTGGCGCGGCTGCGCGCGCTGGCCGGCGTGCAGCGCCAGGAGCAGCCCGGCCTGGCCGAGGTGGTGGCCGCGCAGCGCGAGGCCCAGCCCAGCGGCTGGGCCGGCCTGGGCGGCGGCGCGGCCGGCGCCCAGGCCTATGCGCAGACCGCCGGCGAGGCGGCACGCCAGCCGCTGACCCTGGTGCAGCAGCTGATGAGCCGGCGGCTGGTGACGGTGCCGCTGTCGGCCACGGTGCGCGAGGCCTGGGCCACCCTGGCGCGCGCCGGCGTCGGCCAGGCGCCGGTCTTGAACGAGGCCGGCGCCCTGGTGGGCCTGATCAGCCGGGCCGATCTGCTGCGCGAGCAGCTGCTGCCGCTGGATCTGGCCGAGGCGCCGGCCTGGGCCGAACGTCTGGCCGCGCCGGTGGCCGCGGCGATGTGGAGCCCGGTGCCCAGCGCCCAGCCCGACACCGGCGTGCGCGAAGCCGCCCAGCTGCTGCTGGAGCTGCATCTGCCGGGCCTGCCGGTGCTGGACGAGCAGGGCCAGCTGCAGGGCTTCCTGTCGCGTAACGATTTGCTACGCGCGCTGACGCACGAGCCGCCGCTGGATCTCTGGAGCTGA
- a CDS encoding protein phosphatase CheZ, which yields MSSTAAVTHPPALQQFAHELPDACERLAYVKQMTAQAANKVLGLVEGAQDDAEQVRRQGTDLSESLARMATSPELSLERARSMMKLCAAYAATAASFAAREKGLHSEIMMAQDFQDLSGQVINKVIRMLEQAEGPLNELVGETPVAPPPAAPEQLQGVQTPDKALKQDDVDDLLASLGF from the coding sequence ATGTCCTCCACCGCCGCCGTCACCCATCCGCCCGCCCTGCAGCAGTTCGCGCATGAGCTGCCGGACGCCTGCGAACGGCTGGCCTATGTCAAGCAGATGACGGCCCAGGCCGCCAACAAGGTGCTGGGCCTGGTCGAAGGCGCGCAGGACGATGCCGAGCAGGTGCGCCGCCAGGGCACCGACCTGTCCGAATCGCTGGCCCGCATGGCCACCTCGCCGGAGCTGAGCCTGGAGCGCGCGCGCTCGATGATGAAGCTGTGCGCCGCCTACGCGGCCACCGCCGCCAGCTTCGCCGCGCGCGAGAAGGGCCTGCACAGCGAGATCATGATGGCGCAGGACTTCCAGGACCTGTCCGGCCAGGTGATCAACAAGGTGATCCGCATGCTGGAGCAGGCGGAGGGCCCGCTCAATGAACTGGTCGGCGAGACGCCCGTCGCGCCGCCGCCGGCCGCGCCCGAGCAGCTGCAGGGCGTGCAGACGCCCGACAAGGCCCTGAAGCAGGACGACGTCGACGACCTGCTGGCCTCGCTGGGCTTCTAG
- a CDS encoding cbb3-type cytochrome c oxidase subunit I, whose product MHDHDAHDDEHHEPQSFWTKYVWSQDHKVIALQYGGTAIVVGLIGLLLSNLMRLQIGFPGAFEFINAERYYQFVTMHGMIMVIYLLTALFLGGFGNYLIPLMVGARDMVFPYLNMLSFWVYLLSVLVLLASFFVPGGATGAGWTLYPPQAILPGTPGHDWGIILMLVSLLIFIVAATMGGLNYVSTVLQARCRGMTLLRMPLTVWGIFTATILALLAFPALFVSGLMMLLDKTIGTSFFMPALVSLGQVTQYKGGTPLLFQHLFWFFGHPEVYIVALPAFGIVSDLISVHARKCIFGYRQMVWAILAIAVLSFVVWAHHMFVSGMNPYFGFFFATSTLIIAVPTAIKVYNWLLTLWRGDIHLSVPMLFALAFISTFIVGGLTGLFLGNVSVDIPLSGSYFVVAHFHMVMGVAPLLVVFGAIYHWYPKISGRMLDDRLGQFHFWVTFLGTYAIYFPMHYLGLLGMPRRYYNYEPYTSFPASAHQLNAFITVVAIIVGVVQLVFVWNLIWSAFRGRKAEPNPWRAASLEWQTPDTPPRHGNWGPALPVVHRWAYAYSVPGAGQDFIAQTDPPELGGDEHHGHEDKGAAVRGAAA is encoded by the coding sequence ATGCACGACCACGACGCGCATGACGACGAGCATCACGAGCCGCAGAGCTTCTGGACCAAATATGTCTGGAGCCAGGACCACAAGGTGATCGCGCTGCAGTACGGCGGCACGGCCATCGTCGTGGGCCTGATCGGCCTCTTGCTGTCCAACCTGATGCGGCTGCAGATCGGCTTTCCCGGCGCCTTCGAGTTCATCAATGCCGAGCGCTACTACCAGTTCGTCACGATGCACGGGATGATCATGGTGATCTACCTGCTGACCGCGCTCTTCCTCGGCGGCTTCGGCAACTACCTGATCCCGCTGATGGTCGGCGCGCGCGACATGGTGTTCCCCTATCTCAACATGCTGAGCTTCTGGGTCTACCTGCTGTCGGTGCTGGTGCTGCTGGCCAGCTTCTTCGTGCCCGGCGGCGCCACCGGCGCGGGCTGGACGCTGTATCCGCCGCAGGCCATCCTGCCCGGCACGCCGGGGCATGACTGGGGCATCATCCTGATGCTGGTCTCGCTCCTGATCTTCATCGTCGCGGCGACGATGGGCGGCCTGAACTATGTCTCGACGGTGCTGCAGGCGCGCTGCCGCGGCATGACCCTCTTGCGCATGCCGCTGACCGTGTGGGGCATCTTCACCGCCACCATCCTGGCCCTGCTGGCCTTCCCGGCGCTGTTCGTCAGCGGCCTGATGATGCTGCTGGACAAGACCATCGGCACCAGCTTCTTCATGCCGGCCCTGGTCTCGCTGGGCCAGGTGACGCAGTACAAGGGCGGCACGCCGCTGCTGTTCCAGCATCTGTTCTGGTTCTTCGGCCACCCCGAGGTCTACATCGTCGCGCTGCCGGCCTTCGGCATCGTCTCGGACCTGATCAGCGTGCATGCGCGCAAATGCATCTTCGGCTATCGCCAGATGGTCTGGGCCATCCTGGCGATCGCGGTGCTGAGCTTCGTGGTCTGGGCCCACCACATGTTCGTCAGCGGCATGAACCCGTACTTCGGCTTCTTCTTCGCGACCAGCACCCTGATCATCGCGGTGCCGACCGCGATCAAGGTCTACAACTGGCTGCTTACCCTGTGGCGCGGCGACATACACCTGTCGGTGCCGATGCTGTTCGCGCTGGCCTTCATCTCCACCTTCATCGTCGGCGGCCTGACCGGCCTGTTCCTCGGCAATGTCTCGGTCGACATCCCGCTGTCGGGCAGCTATTTCGTCGTCGCCCATTTCCATATGGTGATGGGCGTGGCGCCGCTGCTGGTGGTGTTCGGCGCGATCTACCACTGGTACCCGAAGATCAGCGGCCGCATGCTGGACGACCGGCTGGGCCAGTTCCATTTCTGGGTCACCTTCCTGGGCACCTATGCGATCTACTTCCCGATGCATTACCTGGGCCTGCTCGGGATGCCGCGGCGCTACTACAACTACGAGCCCTACACCTCCTTCCCCGCCTCGGCGCATCAGCTGAACGCCTTCATCACCGTGGTCGCGATCATCGTCGGCGTGGTGCAGCTGGTGTTCGTCTGGAACCTGATCTGGAGCGCCTTCAGGGGCCGCAAGGCCGAGCCGAATCCCTGGCGCGCCGCCTCGCTGGAATGGCAGACGCCCGACACCCCGCCGCGGCACGGCAACTGGGGCCCGGCGCTGCCGGTGGTGCACCGCTGGGCCTATGCCTACAGCGTGCCCGGCGCCGGCCAGGACTTCATCGCGCAGACCGACCCGCCCGAGCTGGGCGGCGACGAGCACCATGGCCATGAGGACAAGGGCGCCGCGGTGCGGGGAGCCGCGGCATGA
- a CDS encoding bb3-type cytochrome oxidase subunit III: MSAVLPLATERGVDRAQAASIALWFFIGVACALFGLFFAAYVMRLESVEGYPLALPWQFWLSTALLVAGSAALELARRAVAVVVARRWLLAGGLCALAFVGVQLWGWSALLAEKVGPAGNPAASFLYLLTAMHGLHVLGGLGGWWLAWRDDAPAHWRVSLVARYWHFLLLLWLGLFAMLGLLTPDLVRAICGTRV, translated from the coding sequence ATGAGCGCCGTCCTGCCCCTGGCCACCGAGCGCGGCGTCGACCGCGCCCAGGCCGCCAGCATCGCGCTGTGGTTCTTCATCGGCGTGGCCTGCGCGCTGTTCGGCCTGTTCTTCGCGGCCTATGTGATGCGGCTGGAGAGCGTCGAGGGCTATCCGCTGGCGCTGCCCTGGCAGTTCTGGCTCAGCACGGCCCTGCTGGTCGCCGGCAGCGCGGCGCTGGAGCTGGCGCGGCGCGCGGTGGCTGTGGTGGTGGCGCGTCGCTGGCTGCTGGCGGGTGGGCTGTGCGCGCTGGCCTTCGTCGGCGTGCAGCTGTGGGGCTGGTCGGCCCTGCTGGCCGAGAAGGTCGGCCCGGCCGGCAATCCGGCCGCCAGCTTTCTCTACCTGCTGACCGCGATGCATGGCCTGCATGTGCTGGGCGGGCTGGGCGGCTGGTGGCTGGCCTGGCGCGACGATGCACCGGCGCATTGGCGCGTGAGCCTGGTCGCGCGCTACTGGCATTTCCTGCTGCTGCTCTGGCTGGGCCTGTTCGCCATGCTGGGGCTGCTGACGCCGGACCTGGTGCGCGCCATCTGCGGCACGCGGGTGTAA